In one Methanobrevibacter arboriphilus genomic region, the following are encoded:
- a CDS encoding HAD family hydrolase, which produces MKKAIVFDNAGTLLERCRVVKNIKTGERADNSSLDLIDELGNSALVVIQTDTKKCIMLANGEKKLYDFIKNYNIPLDISYSSSNISKEEILPILKKSNIKLKEFHETAYQLSAENNFIELCSGSAFILNLNTYEVDYVIAAGGKVFPYVSEVIKTLRNRGIHTFIASGDRAKSLYELAEIINIPEENVFETANTKRKREIVAKLQEEGYKVMMVGNGPNDILAFEKADLAVLTLEQNEEVSKKVFDAVDVVIDQICQVLDIEF; this is translated from the coding sequence ATGAAAAAAGCTATTGTCTTTGATAATGCAGGAACATTATTAGAAAGATGCAGAGTTGTTAAAAACATTAAGACTGGTGAAAGAGCAGATAATAGTTCTTTAGATTTAATAGATGAATTAGGAAACAGTGCTCTTGTTGTAATACAAACTGATACAAAAAAATGTATTATGTTAGCTAATGGTGAAAAAAAGTTGTATGATTTCATAAAAAACTATAATATTCCATTAGACATCAGTTATTCATCTTCAAACATTTCAAAAGAAGAAATATTACCAATATTAAAAAAAAGTAATATTAAACTAAAAGAATTCCATGAAACAGCATACCAACTTAGTGCAGAGAATAATTTCATTGAATTATGTAGTGGTTCTGCTTTTATTTTAAATTTAAATACTTATGAAGTCGATTATGTTATAGCTGCTGGAGGAAAAGTATTTCCATATGTTAGTGAAGTTATTAAAACTCTCAGAAACCGAGGAATCCACACATTTATAGCATCAGGAGATAGAGCAAAGTCATTGTATGAACTTGCAGAAATCATAAACATACCTGAAGAAAATGTTTTCGAAACAGCTAATACAAAAAGAAAAAGAGAAATTGTTGCTAAATTACAAGAAGAAGGATATAAAGTTATGATGGTTGGAAATGGACCAAACGACATACTTGCATTTGAAAAAGCTGATTTAGCAGTTCTTACACTTGAACAAAATGAAGAAGTATCAAAGAAAGTTTTTGATGCTGTAGACGTTGTTATAGATCAAATATGTCAAGTATTAGATATTGAATTTTAA
- a CDS encoding sugar phosphate isomerase/epimerase family protein, producing MKLGFSSLSLFMKSLEEILDIATNDKFDLLELLCEGPYWPRNLLNSQNHIDLEVFDSYNIELMLHSPTIDLNPASMNEGIRNETAKQTKEALDLAANIGAVAITTHPGVVHRKEERIRNLAVGFCIETLKDCQKYAEDVGVILSVENMPNKQKYLANSPEEHKKLVEAIGSSATIDWGHANTYKSPDEYLKIPNISYFHLNDNEGEKDSHISLGKGSADFSKEFLNQVKKGIIELNNYEDVLKSKQYILKELNTD from the coding sequence ATGAAACTGGGATTTTCATCATTATCACTTTTTATGAAGTCTTTAGAAGAAATTTTAGATATAGCTACTAATGATAAATTCGATCTTTTAGAGTTACTTTGCGAAGGTCCTTACTGGCCAAGAAATCTTCTTAATTCACAAAATCATATAGATCTTGAAGTATTTGATTCATATAATATTGAATTAATGTTACATAGTCCAACCATTGATTTAAACCCTGCTAGTATGAATGAAGGCATAAGAAACGAAACAGCTAAGCAAACAAAAGAAGCATTGGATTTAGCAGCTAATATTGGTGCAGTAGCAATTACTACTCATCCCGGTGTTGTTCATAGAAAAGAAGAAAGAATTAGAAATTTAGCAGTTGGATTCTGTATAGAAACCTTGAAAGATTGTCAAAAATATGCTGAAGATGTGGGTGTGATACTTTCAGTAGAGAACATGCCTAACAAACAGAAATATTTAGCTAATTCTCCAGAAGAACATAAAAAACTAGTTGAAGCTATTGGATCTTCAGCTACAATTGATTGGGGGCATGCTAATACTTATAAATCTCCTGATGAATATTTAAAAATTCCTAATATTAGCTATTTCCACCTTAATGATAATGAAGGGGAAAAAGATTCTCATATTTCTCTTGGAAAAGGATCAGCAGATTTTAGTAAAGAATTTTTAAACCAGGTTAAAAAGGGAATAATAGAATTAAATAATTATGAGGATGTTTTGAAAAGTAAACAATATATTTTAAAAGAGTTGAATACTGATTAA